One window from the genome of Oncorhynchus gorbuscha isolate QuinsamMale2020 ecotype Even-year linkage group LG14, OgorEven_v1.0, whole genome shotgun sequence encodes:
- the LOC123994416 gene encoding protein SCAF11-like: MTGESGNDGQTPEGDPEPEEAERCPICLGALGRCVLAMPDSCCHVFCLSCLLRWAELQAVPSCPVDRQPFNVVYKRDAVLGCVTVPVKKRVSQSEPEKCGCTDPEASGCLLKKQGGRWRRTKTDRTSEAKVKGLIRKCSDDDPSVLSKKKVRGPLCSWSAAQTGTAMATMTQCIAEPLWVPEEEPEDDCKQCSRKTQDCPFLPFAVPVPASGNSRQLFHPSEWSSSPFPLRPLSPFSTTASPLGSGHFVFQGRVCAVTCPKGEEKKGTCGSGSKGPSKQTEALTTRRSGRHSRAEEQAPTQDPASSQSHSSDSDTSTNPPTKAGKSTAAAGKRKGKRAAQRKPSAKRKAPARKKASKVVLSSPTGSEEEEEAKEEEELEQQRKEVEEREQLSDTAVSPQAVQRTSSPTEEEGRPEPSACDALKDQPCEGDDLSEEENCGKEDGEEEDQKSPSSDVELNTSGLSHDRDQGAGEKHPDQIEDPEKSNSPTSSNSPERPLESPQSGQSGQLGEEDADAVEATANPTEVKSDDEASVEEEKAEASPCPTAEPESCAGSTRCDSPDGNASQKVSGASEAKVSEEDRHDPKDVKNEKPAAGSKEDGLSEDDTEAIPIDCDSPSSECSTNLASDPPKETESAAHESTTQAPEDKRNGSRQERESSVGEEKVEERKNGRQRKSRFHSAATTWSPKRESKQDSSRRSRSRSRERNKERQASGSPPSSRSRERDAERDAPRMGRSRDHSRERKNRKRSKSRSRSSSRSRNRSYRRGASPERPDSGGQSPRKRNRWTGDGWRAGPGSDSSRRNFPERPARDTGRSENGGFTEVSPSRENPDWVMEKARADTEARVTSGPRWEDKSWCGDRGRGTGRGRGAYGTSNQQGEQAENRWQPRNTFSGTSNNSGSDAYSRFNENRGGRRKEPEMGESMMDRSGWSSASSWAVRRTLPADVQNYYSRRDRGGGAGSGSWSRQEETSTADPAQSETNAQGEAQPALNVMPPQLNVLHYPMGPRGPPVSLQPPPFGMPPQVPMHHHSSVPLLQVPVTAAQGLPPPPPPPPPMQQGSMTAIQADSRTTQMMSSMAGHGKAPFMPAMTKVGGATTAQAHSMAMPSSTTQHSRAAPPDSSKKEKIHERAVNEVKAAMKPYYQNKDITKDEYKEIVRKAVEKVCHSKSGEVNSGKVANLVKAYVDKYKHARKK, encoded by the exons ATGACGGGTGAATCGGGAAATG ATGGACAGACTCCAGAGGGAGACCCGGAGCCGGAAGAGGCGGAGCGGTGTCCTATCTGTCTGGGCGCCCTGGGCCGCTGTGTCCTGGCCATGCCCGACAGCTGCTGCCATGTATTCTGCCTCAGCTGCCTCCTCAGATGGGCAGAG TTGCAGGCAGTTCCATCCTGCCCAGTGGACAGGCAGCCTTTCAATGTTGTCTACAAACGTGACGCTGTGCTTGGATGTGTGACG GTTCCTGTGAAGAAGAGAGTCAGCCAATCAGAGCCAGAGAAGTGTGGCTGCACAGACCCAGAAGCCAGTGGCTGTTTGTTAAA gaaacaaggaggaagatggaggagaacGAAGACTGATAGGACATCAGAAGCCAAAGTCAAAGGCCTTATTCGGAAAT GCAGCGATGATGACCCCTCTGTGTTGAGCAAGAAGAAG GTGAGAGGACCTCTGTGCTCTTGGTCTGCGGCCCAGACAGGCACAGCAATGGCGACTATGACACAGTGCAT TGCAGAACCCCTTTGGGTGCCCGAGGAGGAGCCTGAGGATGACTGTAAACAGTGTAGCCGCAAAACACAGGACTGCCCATTTCTGCCTTTTGCTGTACCCGTTCCTGCCAGTGGCAACTCGAG GCAGTTGTTCCATCCCTCTGAGTGGAGTAGCAGCCCCTTTCCTCTGAGACCCCTCTCACCGTTCTCTACTACTGCTTCACCTCTCGGCTCGGGGCATTTTG TCTTTCAGGGAAGAGTTTGCGCAGTCACCTGCcccaaaggagaggagaagaagggcaCCTGTGGATCTGGCTCCAAAGGCCCCTCCAAACAGACAGAGGCCCTGACGACTAGGCGCTCTGGCCGCCACAGCAGGGCTGAGGAACAAGCTCCTACACAAGACCCTGCATCTTCGCAGTCCCACTCTTCAGATTCCGACACTTCCACAAACCCACCCACAAAAGCGGGCAAAAGCACCGCAGCCGCTGGTAAGAGGAAAGGCAAACGGGCAGCTCAGCGAAAGCCCAGCGCCAAGAGGAAAGCCCCAGCTAGAAAAAAGGCCTCCAAAGTCGTTCTCAGTAGCCCAACAGGaagtgaggaagaagaggaagccaaagaggaggaggaattaGAACAGCAGAGGAAAGAGGTAGAGGAAAGGGAGCAGCTCTCAGACACTGCAGTGAGCCCACAGGCTGTGCAGCGCACCTCCAGCCCTACCGAGGAGGAAGGCCGTCCCGAACCTTCTGCTTGTGATGCTCTGAAGGACCAGCCATGCGAAGGTGACGATCTTTCTGAGGAAGAGAATTGTGGGAAGGAGGATGGTGAGGAAGAGGACCAGAAATCACCGTCGTCAGATGTAGAGCTGAATACCTCTGGGCTCTCCCACGACAGGGACCAAGGTGCAGGGGAGAAACACCCGGACCAAATAGAAGATCCAGAGAAAAGCAACTCACCCACCTCTTCCAACTCACCAGAGAGACCATTGGAGAGCCCCCAGTCTGGGCAGTCAGGACAACTTGGGGAGGAAGATGCTGACGCTGTGGAAGCCACTGCCAATCCAACAGAAGTGAAATCAGATGATGAAGCCtcagtggaggaggagaaagcAGAGGCCTCTCCCTGCCCTACTGCAGAGCCTGAATCTTGCGCTGGCTCTACACGTTGTGACTCTCCAGATGGGAATGCGTCCCAGAAAGTTTCAGGTGCCTCAGAAGCAAAAGTGTCCGAGGAGGACAGGCATGATCCAAAGGATGTCAAAAATGAAAAACCAGCAGCCGGCAGCAAAGAGGATGGTCTGTCTGAGGATGACACAGAAGCAATACCGATAGACTGTGATTCACCCAGCAGTGAGTGCAGCACCAACCTGGCCTCTGATCCACCAAAAGAGACTGAAAGTGCAGCTCACGAGTCTACAACCCAGGCCCCGGAAGACAagaggaatggcagcaggcaggagCGGGAGAGCTCGGTCGGAGAGGAAAAGGTAGAGGAAAGGAAGAATGGCAGGCAGCGCAAGTCACGCTTCCACTCTGCTGCCACCACTTGGTCTCCCAAGAGAGAGTCGAAGCAGGACTCGTCGAGGAGGTCGCGTTCCAGATCTCGGGAGCGCAACAAGGAGCGCCAGGCCTCGGGCAGCCCCCCCTCCAGCCGCAGCAGGGAACGGGACGCGGAGAGGGACGCCCCCAGGATGGGCCGTAGCCGTGACCATAGCCGTGAGAGGAAAAACAGGAAGCGCTCTAAGAGTCGTTCCAGATCTAGTTCCAGGTCCAGAAACAGGTCCTACCGAAGAGGGGCGTCCCCGGAACGCCCGGACTCAGGGGGCCAGTCACCACGGAAGAGGAATCGCTGGactggagatggatggagggctGGGCCGGGTAGCGACTCCTCTCGAAGGAATTTCCCAGAGAGGCCGGCCAGAGACACGGGCCGCTCTGAAAACGGTGGCTTTACAGAGGTTTCCCCCAGCAGGGAAAATCCTGACTGGGTTATGGAGAAGGCGCGTGCTGACACAGAGGCCAGGGTGACAAGTGGCCCTCGCTGGGAAGATAAAAGCTGGTGCGGAGATCGTGGACGAGGCACAGGACGAGGCCGGGGCGCCTACGGAACCTCCAACCAACAGGGGGAGCAGGCAGAAAACCGCTGGCAGCCCAGAAACACATTCTCAGGGACCTCAAACAATTCAGGGAGCGACGCATATAGCCGATTCAACGAGAACCGTGGTGGCCGCAGGAAGGAGCCTGAGATGGGTGAATCGATGATGGACCGCTCCGGCTGGTCATCAGCTTCCAGCTGGGCTGTGCGGAGGACACTCCCGGCAGATGTGCAGAACTATTACTCCAGGAGAGATCGAGGGGGAGGTGCAGGCTCTGGCAGCTGGAGCAGGCAGGAGGAGACGTCAACAGCAG ACCCAGCTCAGAGTGAGACCAATGCCCAAGGAGAAGCTCAACCTGCCCTGAACGTCATGCCTCCCCAACTGAACGTCCTGCATTACCCAATGGGCCCGCGAGGCCCACCTGTCAGCCTGCAACCACCCCCCTTCGGGATGCCTCCTCAGGTCCCCATGCACCACCACTCCTCAGTGCCTCTCCTGCAGGTCCCTGTGACAGCTGCCCAGGGCCTCCcgccaccacctccaccaccacctcccatgCAGCAGGGCAGCATGACGGCCATACAGGCAGATAGCCGCACAACACAG ATGATGAGCAGCATGGCAGGCCATGGCAAAGCCCCCTTCATGCCCGCCATGACCAAAGTAGGTGGTGCCACCACAGCCCAGGCCCACAGCATGGCCATGCCATCCTCTACCACCCAGCACAGCAGGGCTGCCCCCCCAGACAGCTCCAAGAAAGAAAAG ATCCATGAGAGAGCTGTCAATGAAGTGAAAGCAGCCATGAAACCCTACTACCAAAACAAGGACATCACCAAGGACGAGTACAAGGAGATTGTACGCAAAGCTGTTGAAAAA GTCTGCCACAGCAAGAGTGGAGAGGTGAACTCTGGGAAAGTGGCAAACTTGGTGAAGGCCTACGTGGACAAATACAAACACGCTCGCAAGAAATGA